ATAAGGGCAAAGAGGCCACACCCGTTCCCATGCCGAACACGGAAGTTAAGCTCTTTAGCGCCGATGGTAGTTGGGGGTCTCCCCCTGTGAGAGTAGGACGTTGCCAGGCTATTTTATTTACATAATATATTTTTAAAAAACACTACTATTATCGCGGGGTGGAGCAACGAGCAAAAGCATCGTCGAATCCACAGCGAGTTGTACCGATGGAGTAGCATCTTGAGTAAACAACCTGAGATCGGGACAGTCAATTGCTAACTAAGAGCATAGAACAACAATGTACTTTAATATTATCGCGGGGTGGAGCAACGAGCAAAAGCATCGTCGAATCCACAGTGAGTTGTACCGATCGAGCAACACCTTGAGTAAACAACCTGAGATCGGGACAGTCCATGCTAACTAAGAGCATAGAACAACAATATACTTTAATATTATCGCGGGGTGGAGCAGTCTGGTAGCTCGTCGGGCTCATAACCCGAAGGTCATAGGTTCAAATCCTATCCCCGCAACCAAAAACGGTCCCGTGGTGTAGCGGTTAACATGCCTGCCTGTCACGCAGGAGATCGCGGGTTCGATTCCCGTCGGGACCGCCATATTAAAATAGTCAAACATTCATTATTGGATGTTTTTTTGTTTTCTAGAAAATATTAAATTTTGACTTTTGTATTACTATGCGTATTATTTATATTGACACCCAGTTCCTTCATATGATAAGACTCTGATTGAGTCTTGTGATCACTATTTTCAAAGGTTAAAGGTATATGAATTAGTTTATTCACTAAATCATAATTGTGTCTTTATGTGTTATTACGCAGCGGCCATATAGGTCTATTCCATCTTCATATACATTTAATTTCAACTCACCACCCTGTTCTGAATGCTGATATGCATAAAGGAGGGATTTGTTAAGCCTTTTTTTCCAATAAGGACCTAAGGCACAATGAGAGGAACCTGTTACAATATCTTCGTTCACACCAATCTTTGGTGCAAAATATCTTGATACAAAATCATATTTATCTCTACAACTGCTCGTAATAATCACACCAGTTCCTTGTAATCGTCGAATACTTTCAAGGTTGGGTACTGCTTTTTGTACTAGTTCTCTTCCCTCTAGTTCGAGAATATACCTATCTTCCGCCCATTCAACATTTACTATATTTTGATTAATGGTGCTTCTTAATTCGTCAGTGAGTGTAACTGGAACTGACTTTTTTGCCTTCATCCTTATGTTAATAAAATCTCCACTTT
This portion of the Bacillus carboniphilus genome encodes:
- a CDS encoding PhzF family phenazine biosynthesis protein; the encoded protein is MRFYLVNAFTNQEYEGGNPSVIVLLKNEQSSKWMQACATSFNQPITCFIVEKNQGFEIRWFTPICEIALCGHGTLGAAYVLFKEGFVSNQSPIIFNTNSGKLHAEKSGDFINIRMKAKKSVPVTLTDELRSTINQNIVNVEWAEDRYILELEGRELVQKAVPNLESIRRLQGTGVIITSSCRDKYDFVSRYFAPKIGVNEDIVTGSSHCALGPYWKKRLNKSLLYAYQHSEQGGELKLNVYEDGIDLYGRCVITHKDTIMI